The window caggGGGTGAGAGGAAGCCGCGGGTGAAGAAGGAACGGAGGGATCCAGCTTGGCCGCAGCTCCGGGGCTCCAGAGGTACCAGCTGCTACTCTGGTAGAAAGATGCTGGGTTCAGCCTGTCAAATAGAGCAGAGTCAGGGTCGGCCACAGTGCCGCGAAGCCACCAGTTTTGCAGGAAGAGGTATGGTATGTGTAacactcactctctcacttcAGATGGCCTGGAACTTTTCAAGGATGCTCTCCATGGCCGCTGGAACAGAGAGGCATAACCGGGCACAGCAGACATAGGGATACAGAAACCCACCCCCAGTCCCAGGGGGAGCCTGCCTAGCCCTGCAACCTGAAacctcagcagcccctgtccagtcagccctgggaccgacccacccacccacccaccacctgaattACACTTGGGAATGTCCTCTAAAGGGGAACAAAATACACCAGTCTTTCACCAACACTGGGGCACCCCAGAACCGTTCAGAACGTGTTCAAAggacaaagaagcaagaaaacaacaacaaaacccgtAAAATCCATACcaggcagggaaagggggaaatacacGAGGTAGCGCTAATCGTGctaagagaaggagctctgtgggATTCCTTGGCAAAGTGTACACAGAGCTCATCGGATATATTTCTATCCGTGCTCACCCCTAGCTGTCAATGCACAGGAGGCTCCAGGACCAGGCCTGCTTGGTTCTCCTCCCCTCGGGAACATCAGTCCCACTGATGCCGGCGGCACCTGGAGCCCTTCCCCGCCCCGTGTCTCCAGCAGCCACAGGCAGACACCTaggtctgtcccagcccctgccccagcccgagcCAGGGGTTCGTCATACCTAGTCGCTCTTTAAGGTCGtctatctctctctccagctcgGCACACTAGCGCAGCAGACACCACAGGAAGAGAAATGATCAGCATATtctggcctcctctctcctcGTCCTCCCACTCACCCGTGGCCCTTACATCCCCCACCGCCCACATCCAGTGGCCAGATCATCAAGGAATCCTCAGTGGAAAGGAGGTGCCCTCTCTCCCTGGGGTGTGGGATGCGGGTAAAGGAGGGGACAAGACACAAGTCAGTTTAACCTGGACACAGTTCCCACCATCTAGTCAGGACCTGGGTTTCTGGGAGCCAGACCAGGCATTACCTCAGGACAGTCCTGTGCTCCCGGTGGTTCCTGCTGCCTTTCCGGTCTTGGGGCATGGACAGGTGGCTCCTGATCACCTGAAAGAGAACACGGAATCCAGCTTCCaagcctcacagcctggaggtgcAAAGGGCCCAGCTGGCTCTAAAGTGAGGCAGCATCTCCCTCTGCTGGCAGCCACTGGCTCCTGCTcggcccagcagctgccaccttctctctgggcctgccttccctgttcctgttccCCAGTGTCAGCCCTCCTGAGCCTGTGGCCCCTGGGATTGTGGCTCTGGGTTGGATGCTAGCCCggctgcagccacagccagcccCTGGGAGGAACAGTGTGGTTGAAGAGGACTTAACATAACAGGCTCTGCTCTGCTGAGAGTGTACTTCTGGAGGCAGAGTTTGGGGTGGAGGTACAAATCACCCCCACCTACAAATCCCACCCCAGCACTGTCAACACCCCGTTTCCCGTGGAAGAGCTGCCTGGCTAGGCCGGGAAGCCTGGGAGCAAGGCTGAGCCCCCAGAAGTGACAGAGCTAGAAGCTGCCCTCCTccgcccctctcccctccactccaCCAAACCCACAAGActcactggagggtgcagggcctctgggcgTGACGCCTCCCTGGCTCAGGGCAGTGGCCTGTGAGTTTCCTGGAGCTTGAGGGGCTCTGGTGTTGGGGTCGTCACTGCTGAATTCTCCACGATGCATGTGCAGGGAAGTCTGCCCTGACCTGGGCCttggaagctgaaagaaaaatttcccagAGCTGAGctagtgtgtgtgggtgtgagcatGTATGTGCAGCGGCTTGGTTGCGGTGGGCAGTAAGGAGGGGAATTCGGAGGCTACAGTCTTATTAGCACTTTCTCCCTCAGTCAGCCCCAGGCCGGCAGGCAGCCCTGAGTCAGGGAAAACAGGGGGAGGCTGTGACAGTCCAAGTCCCCTGCCAGGCAGGCTTGGGGAAAAGCTAGGAAGGaggagtcaggaggctgaggagtctaCACAGCCCAAACTTTAAAGGGTCGTCCAATCGAAATCAGCTGCTAGCCCACTTCCTCtctggggaagaggcaggaaacGTGCAAACTGTCAAGAACAGTGCGTGGCATGTACCAAGTGCTCTCTTAATGTGTGCCCCTACTAAGATGACCCCGATTGAGTGTCCTAATGACCGACGACACCCAAGGACAGGCCTTGAGCAAGGGACAGAGTAAAGATGCGTGTGCcggggaggggaagtgtggggagacaggaggaggatggcCTAGTCATTTGGGCCTTTGGGACTGGATCGCTATTTGGGTCATCAGCATCTCTGGCCACCGGCTGGGGTTCCTTTGCCTTCCTAGGCACAGATTTCTTCCCAGTGCTGCTGGGCTTGGACTGTTTTGGTCCAGATGAGAGCAACGAACATCTTTGGGCCGTTCCAAGCAGTGGAACACCCACGACTGGGGGAAAGGTGGCCGGTTCCAGGGCAACTGCAGAGAGTCTCCGCCCCCATGGAGGAAAGGCTCCCCCCAGGGCCAAGTCTGAGGCAGCCCCTGGGCCCATCTTCTCCTGCGCCACCTTCTTCCTAGGAGCAGCCTGGGGCAGGCTGCCcacagcagcagtagcagcagctcctgggatgccgggcctgctccctgccttcccccacaCCACGCCCTGCATTTACTTAGAGGAAGAGCTGTGCAGCTCTCCCACGGCCTGCCTTTCCGTGCCTGAAGTGAGTCCTTGGGGAGCAGAGGTCACGAAAGGGCCTGGCATGGGAAGGAAATCCTCCCTGACAAGCAAAATCGAGTGTCTGAGTGTGTCCCCAGGTTGCTCGGGGCTGCCGGGCACTCCATGGTCTCCTCCTTTGGGGTAAATGCTCACCCTCATCGGTACCTCGCTGAACTCATCTGGTGACTCGGGGTCGGAAGGCAGCTCGACCAGGCCTTGCTCGGAGGGCCGCTGGGGATCCCTGCCGCCCACGGTCGGCCTACTTTTAGCGCCTCTTTTCGGGTACCCGCGGGCCCGGACTTTCCGGGGCacgaggagggggagaggggcggCAGACGGGGCCAGCGCGCCTCTACCAGTGGGACCTGCTTGTAGGTCCGGCCACACTGTGGACACTTGGGCGTCCCATCCTTCTGAGGACGGGTGTGTGCCGACGCCCCGGACAGCCCAGTCGCTCAGCGGCTGCACGATGGCCACAGACTCGTCAGCCAGGAGGGACTCGTAGTCCGGTTCTTCCCACATCTGGTCAGTCGTGGTGCCGGGCCGGCCTTCCCGGCCCCAGAGCTCGGCCCCTCCCCCCTCTATCACTTCCCGTTCAGCCTCGAAGCCCTCGGGGTCTGCAAGGGCGCCCTCGCCCTCGCCCTCGCCCTGGCCCTCGCCGCCCCGCGGCGCCCCCAGATCGAGGTCTAGGCCGGGGCCCCGCGCTC of the Lemur catta isolate mLemCat1 chromosome X, mLemCat1.pri, whole genome shotgun sequence genome contains:
- the LOC123628235 gene encoding uncharacterized protein CXorf49-like, coding for MSSSDEVSVSGAAFGLEGGERASVCPASPGARGPGLDLDLGAPRGGEGQGEGEGEGALADPEGFEAEREVIEGGGAELWGREGRPGTTTDQMWEEPDYESLLADESVAIVQPLSDWAVRGVGTHPSSEGWDAQVSTVWPDLQAGPTGRGALAPSAAPLPLLVPRKVRARGYPKRGAKSRPTVGGRDPQRPSEQGLVELPSDPESPDEFSEVPMRVSIYPKGGDHGVPGSPEQPGDTLRHSILLVREDFLPMPGPFVTSAPQGLTSGTERQAVGELHSSSSNLPQAAPRKKVAQEKMGPGAASDLALGGAFPPWGRRLSAVALEPATFPPVVGVPLLGTAQRCSLLSSGPKQSKPSSTGKKSVPRKAKEPQPVARDADDPNSDPVPKAQMTRPSSSCLPTLPLPGTRIFTLSLAQGLSLGVLPRPRSGQTSLHMHRGEFSSDDPNTRAPQAPGNSQATALSQGGVTPRGPAPSSDQEPPVHAPRPERQQEPPGAQDCPECAELEREIDDLKERLAAMESILEKFQAI